A section of the Clostridium felsineum DSM 794 genome encodes:
- a CDS encoding ketopantoate reductase family protein, with protein MKILILGTGVIGTLYAHALSKHHDITHFVRENKLKAMDGRAIAYDIIDERKDKKHINTEGEYTYKCVTEITESYDFIMLPVNSYQLNEAIETLVRKSPNAKFLIFTLNWKGTSEIDKLLRKDQYIMGYAGGGGTFKGDLLWGNIGNDVCLGSVYEVQKTLLDTVVKAFRDCSIEPEVPSNIMYWLWVHNVGSAPLGVGLSKYSSLNEVLKDKKLVKTCFKAMIEGYKICKKRGANLKEYPEVKMMSIPFFVLYPMFKRNFEKNPIMQRYTAHAFKAIDEMKDNFKQILQTGRELNMSIPNMDKLSELL; from the coding sequence ATGAAAATATTAATATTAGGTACAGGTGTTATTGGAACACTGTATGCACATGCACTTTCAAAACATCATGACATTACTCATTTTGTTAGAGAGAATAAGCTGAAGGCTATGGATGGGAGGGCTATAGCTTATGACATTATAGATGAACGCAAGGATAAAAAGCATATTAATACTGAAGGAGAATATACCTACAAATGCGTTACAGAGATAACTGAAAGCTATGATTTTATAATGCTTCCAGTGAATTCTTATCAATTAAATGAGGCAATTGAAACATTAGTTAGAAAGTCACCTAACGCAAAATTTTTAATTTTTACTTTGAATTGGAAGGGAACCTCTGAGATAGATAAATTATTAAGGAAAGATCAATATATCATGGGATACGCAGGAGGAGGTGGAACCTTCAAGGGTGATTTGCTTTGGGGTAATATAGGAAATGATGTATGCCTTGGAAGTGTATATGAAGTTCAAAAGACATTGTTAGATACAGTAGTAAAGGCTTTTAGGGACTGCAGTATTGAGCCTGAGGTTCCATCAAATATAATGTATTGGTTATGGGTTCATAATGTTGGGTCCGCGCCGCTTGGTGTTGGACTTTCAAAATATAGTAGTCTAAACGAAGTTTTAAAGGACAAAAAGTTAGTAAAAACATGTTTTAAAGCTATGATAGAAGGCTACAAAATTTGTAAAAAAAGAGGAGCTAATTTAAAAGAATATCCAGAGGTAAAAATGATGTCTATACCATTTTTTGTACTTTATCCAATGTTTAAGCGTAATTTTGAGAAGAACCCAATAATGCAGCGATATACTGCACATGCTTTCAAAGCAATTGATGAAATGAAAGATAACTTTAAACAGATACTTCAAACTGGAAGAGAGTTAAACATGAGTATTCCTAATATGGATAAGCTTAGTGAATTGCTTTGA
- a CDS encoding TetR/AcrR family transcriptional regulator, which produces MSRTNINFNNKKNELADKIWDIFIENGYENTTLAFIINKLDISKGAFYHYFSSKEECADAAIENRVTLFSKEVVNENIEGLNAIDRLKRILLSGIKINRVNEQNEEINSPSNKIFHQKLMVALIKHFAPIYADIISQGNEEGIFRVKYPLETAEIILTLSHFYMDEDLFKWEKDTMTLKLIAFKEVLMKILDADENTLNFIK; this is translated from the coding sequence ATGTCTAGAACAAATATAAATTTTAATAATAAAAAAAATGAACTAGCAGATAAAATATGGGATATATTTATTGAAAATGGTTATGAAAATACCACACTTGCATTTATAATCAATAAGTTAGATATATCTAAAGGTGCATTTTATCATTATTTTTCTTCTAAAGAGGAGTGTGCGGATGCCGCAATAGAAAATAGAGTGACACTTTTTAGTAAAGAAGTTGTAAATGAAAATATCGAAGGTTTAAATGCAATAGATAGATTAAAGCGAATACTTTTGTCAGGAATAAAAATTAATAGAGTTAATGAACAAAATGAAGAAATTAATAGCCCATCAAATAAAATATTTCATCAAAAATTGATGGTGGCACTTATAAAGCACTTTGCTCCTATTTATGCAGATATAATATCACAGGGTAATGAAGAAGGGATTTTTAGGGTAAAGTATCCACTGGAAACAGCAGAAATTATATTAACTCTTTCACATTTTTATATGGATGAGGATTTATTTAAATGGGAAAAGGACACTATGACTTTAAAGTTGATTGCATTTAAGGAAGTACTTATGAAGATTTTGGATGCAGATGAAAATACTTTGAATTTTATAAAGTAA
- a CDS encoding SPFH domain-containing protein: protein MNQGYILLIVSIVLVIVVLLVILKLIGIVVIKSSEVGIVEKWWSPKGSLNKQIIALNGEAGFQPTLLRAGIHLKTPLMYKIHRASLITIPQGKIGYVFSRDGETLEVSQTLGRVVTESDNFQDVLGFLKNGGQKGPQRAILREGTYAFNLAQFIIITENGVYSLTTTKTENQQVQAMAEKIRKLDGFNPVIINGKDDSIGIVTVNDGPGLQNEVLIAPIVGDKADRENYHNNFQDPEKFLKAGGFKGRQMQVLVDGTYFVNRLFATVEYLPKTTINIGEVGVVVSYYGDKGKDVTGDTYKHGELVPEGSKGIWEAALAPGKYAFNTYAGKVVKVPTTNVILKWISGQNGNHKLDENLKEISLITKDAFEPSLPLTVVMHIDYKKASRVIQRFGDVKLLIEQSLDPMIAGYFKNIGQTMTLVELIQNRSEIQNKASEEMKEKFIKYDLELEEVLIGTPVASKNDNRIDTILAQLRDRQLATEQIATFEAEQKAAEKEIELNKAKAASSRQADLTASSVEIQIKENEGKAQLLVAKQIAEKTKAEAEANLYKQQKEAEAKAYTTKQEAEAKAYAIEKEANANSKQISLIGSAEASKIKSIGEAQADKEAKIGISRAIAAKEQVNAYGGPQYQVIQDVMSKLAEALKESKIDLVPKTYISNSNSGKTPNALEGILDLLLVKMSNEDYVQKELSPKAKEIEQEIRKSLK from the coding sequence ATGAATCAAGGTTATATTCTCTTAATAGTTTCTATAGTGCTTGTGATAGTAGTATTATTAGTAATACTAAAGCTTATAGGAATAGTAGTAATAAAAAGCAGCGAAGTCGGAATTGTTGAGAAATGGTGGTCACCAAAAGGATCATTAAACAAACAGATTATTGCATTAAATGGAGAAGCAGGTTTTCAGCCAACGCTTTTAAGAGCAGGTATACATCTTAAGACTCCACTTATGTATAAGATCCACAGAGCATCACTTATAACTATTCCACAAGGTAAAATAGGTTATGTATTCTCAAGAGATGGTGAAACACTTGAGGTTTCTCAGACACTTGGTAGAGTAGTTACTGAATCAGATAACTTTCAAGATGTACTTGGCTTCTTAAAAAATGGAGGACAGAAAGGTCCACAAAGAGCCATATTAAGAGAAGGTACTTATGCTTTTAACCTTGCTCAGTTTATAATTATAACTGAAAACGGAGTATATTCATTAACAACAACTAAAACAGAAAATCAGCAAGTTCAGGCTATGGCAGAAAAAATTAGAAAGCTTGATGGATTTAATCCAGTAATAATCAACGGAAAAGATGACAGTATAGGCATAGTTACAGTAAATGATGGACCAGGTCTTCAAAATGAAGTGTTAATAGCACCAATTGTAGGAGATAAAGCAGATAGAGAAAATTATCATAATAACTTCCAAGATCCTGAGAAATTCCTTAAAGCAGGTGGTTTTAAAGGAAGACAAATGCAAGTTTTAGTAGATGGAACTTATTTTGTGAATAGATTATTTGCAACTGTTGAATATTTACCTAAAACAACAATAAATATAGGTGAGGTTGGAGTTGTAGTTTCCTATTATGGTGATAAGGGTAAAGATGTAACAGGAGATACGTACAAGCATGGCGAGTTAGTGCCAGAAGGTTCTAAGGGTATATGGGAAGCAGCATTGGCACCAGGAAAGTATGCGTTTAATACGTATGCTGGAAAAGTAGTAAAGGTACCTACAACAAATGTAATATTAAAATGGATTTCAGGTCAAAATGGTAATCATAAACTTGATGAAAATTTAAAAGAAATAAGTTTAATAACTAAGGACGCTTTTGAACCAAGCCTCCCATTAACAGTTGTAATGCACATAGATTATAAAAAGGCATCAAGGGTTATTCAAAGATTTGGAGATGTAAAGCTTCTTATTGAACAATCATTAGACCCTATGATAGCAGGATATTTTAAAAACATTGGGCAGACTATGACTTTGGTAGAATTAATACAAAATAGAAGTGAAATCCAAAATAAAGCCTCAGAAGAGATGAAGGAAAAGTTTATAAAATACGATTTAGAATTAGAAGAAGTTTTAATTGGTACTCCGGTTGCTTCTAAAAATGATAATAGGATTGATACTATTCTTGCACAGTTAAGAGATAGACAGCTAGCTACAGAGCAAATAGCTACCTTTGAAGCAGAGCAAAAAGCAGCAGAGAAAGAGATAGAACTTAACAAAGCAAAAGCAGCATCATCAAGGCAAGCAGATCTTACTGCATCTTCTGTAGAAATACAAATTAAAGAAAATGAAGGTAAAGCTCAGTTACTTGTAGCTAAACAAATTGCAGAAAAAACTAAAGCAGAGGCAGAAGCTAACCTATATAAACAGCAGAAGGAAGCAGAGGCTAAGGCATATACAACAAAACAAGAGGCAGAAGCTAAAGCCTATGCTATTGAAAAAGAAGCCAATGCAAACTCAAAACAAATAAGCCTAATTGGTTCAGCAGAAGCATCAAAGATAAAATCTATTGGTGAAGCACAAGCTGATAAGGAAGCTAAGATAGGTATATCAAGAGCTATAGCAGCAAAAGAGCAAGTAAATGCTTATGGTGGACCACAATATCAAGTAATTCAAGATGTTATGTCAAAACTTGCGGAAGCATTAAAGGAATCAAAAATTGATTTGGTACCTAAGACTTATATTAGTAATAGTAATAGTGGAAAAACACCTAATGCATTAGAAGGAATATTAGACTTACTTTTGGTAAAAATGAGTAATGAAGATTATGTTCAAAAAGAATTATCACCTAAAGCTAAAGAAATAGAACAAGAAATAAGAAAATCTCTAAAATAA
- a CDS encoding IS1182 family transposase codes for MNVTKLYTKNYNQFNDNLQLILPLNLENLIPEDDSVRLLSYLLEGLNYKKLYKAYSSVGRKSAVEPKIMFKIISYAYSQNIYSSRKIEKACKRDINFKWLLQGFKAPDHATISRFRKKYLSNEVIEDLFYQQVNYLAKEKELLFENVFIDGTKIEANANRYTFVWKKAIYKNEGKMFDKIIALVKTINLERLMKFTIERETLIDDINKILQWLLFEKEKRNIEFVHGIGKRKTAIQKWIEQLSQYKERQEKYNLSKKIFSKRNSYSKTDTDATFMHMKDDHMRNGQLKPAYNVQIAVDSEYVTGVGVFDDRNDIATLIPMITNMQEKIGHKYTNVIADSGYESEENYLFLESNNQIPYIKPQTYEKWKKRSFKNDISKRENMKYDVKTDTYICHNNRKLFPSYIIHKKSASGYTSEVTVYECENCDNCTLKSKCTKAKNNRKMQVSKTFIKKRQISYNNIKTELGTKLRMNRSIQVEGAFGILKSDYEFKRFLTRGKNSVKTEFILLCFGYNINKLHLKIQNERTQKYLHELKTIS; via the coding sequence ATGAACGTAACTAAATTATACACAAAAAATTATAATCAATTTAATGATAATTTGCAACTTATATTACCATTAAATTTAGAAAACTTAATACCAGAAGATGATTCGGTTCGTTTGCTAAGCTATTTGTTGGAGGGATTAAATTATAAAAAATTGTACAAGGCGTATTCTTCCGTAGGAAGAAAATCAGCAGTTGAACCCAAAATCATGTTCAAAATAATATCTTATGCTTATTCTCAAAATATTTATTCAAGTAGAAAGATAGAAAAAGCATGCAAAAGAGATATAAATTTCAAATGGCTACTTCAAGGCTTTAAAGCACCTGATCACGCTACTATAAGTAGATTTCGAAAAAAATATCTTTCAAATGAAGTGATTGAAGATTTATTTTATCAACAAGTTAACTATTTAGCTAAAGAAAAAGAATTATTATTTGAAAATGTATTTATCGATGGTACTAAAATTGAGGCAAATGCCAACCGATATACTTTTGTTTGGAAGAAAGCTATTTATAAAAATGAAGGTAAGATGTTTGATAAAATTATTGCTCTTGTTAAAACCATTAATCTTGAAAGATTAATGAAATTCACTATTGAGAGAGAAACTTTGATTGATGATATAAACAAAATTCTTCAATGGCTTTTATTTGAAAAAGAAAAAAGAAATATAGAGTTTGTTCATGGAATCGGTAAAAGAAAAACTGCAATTCAAAAGTGGATAGAACAACTATCACAATATAAAGAAAGACAAGAAAAATATAATTTAAGTAAGAAAATATTTTCAAAAAGAAATAGCTATTCTAAAACTGATACTGATGCAACTTTCATGCATATGAAAGATGATCATATGAGAAATGGTCAATTAAAACCTGCCTATAATGTACAAATAGCAGTTGATAGTGAATATGTAACTGGTGTTGGAGTATTTGATGATAGAAATGATATAGCAACATTAATACCAATGATTACTAATATGCAAGAAAAAATTGGTCATAAATATACTAATGTGATTGCAGATTCTGGTTACGAAAGTGAAGAAAACTATTTGTTTTTAGAGTCTAATAATCAAATACCATATATAAAACCTCAAACTTATGAGAAATGGAAAAAAAGAAGTTTTAAAAACGACATCAGTAAGCGTGAAAATATGAAATATGATGTTAAAACAGATACATATATTTGTCATAATAATAGAAAATTATTCCCATCATATATTATTCATAAAAAATCTGCAAGTGGGTATACGTCTGAGGTTACTGTTTATGAATGTGAAAATTGCGATAACTGCACTTTGAAATCAAAGTGCACAAAAGCAAAGAATAACCGAAAAATGCAGGTTTCAAAGACTTTTATTAAAAAGCGTCAAATTTCATACAACAATATCAAAACTGAATTGGGAACTAAATTGAGAATGAACAGATCTATTCAAGTTGAAGGTGCGTTTGGAATTTTAAAAAGCGACTATGAATTCAAAAGATTTTTAACACGTGGAAAAAATAGTGTAAAAACTGAATTTATTTTGCTTTGTTTTGGATATAACATTAACAAATTACATTTAAAAATCCAAAATGAAAGAACTCAAAAGTATCTTCACGAATTAAAAACTATTTCCTAA
- a CDS encoding ABC transporter ATP-binding protein, giving the protein MENIIEVKNLKKSYKNLTAVNEISFYVKEGEILGFLGPNGAGKSTTINILSTALKYDSGQINFMGRPIKTDMINIKKNIGIVPQDLAIYEDVSAEKNVRFFASLYSLKGEALKEKTKQALEFVGLYDRKDDKPKTFSGGMKRRLNIACAIAHNPKLIIMDEPTVGIDPQSRNHILTSIKKLQKMGATIIYTTHYMEEVEEISDRIIIMDHGNIIAEGTKEKLKEAIEDEKVYVIAATNTDNLKNTDFFQIEGVKKVTISKNSVEVICLNTVENLDKIIITMINKNCKVSNITTNTASLERVFLNLTGKSLRD; this is encoded by the coding sequence ATGGAGAATATAATTGAAGTTAAAAATTTAAAAAAGAGTTATAAGAACTTAACTGCTGTTAATGAAATAAGCTTTTACGTAAAGGAAGGTGAAATCCTAGGTTTTTTAGGACCTAATGGAGCTGGTAAAAGCACTACAATAAACATTCTTTCAACAGCATTAAAATATGATAGTGGCCAAATAAATTTTATGGGAAGACCAATTAAAACTGACATGATAAATATTAAAAAAAATATAGGTATTGTACCTCAAGATCTAGCTATATATGAGGATGTAAGTGCAGAAAAAAATGTAAGATTCTTTGCAAGTCTATATTCTTTAAAAGGTGAAGCTTTAAAAGAAAAAACTAAGCAAGCACTTGAATTCGTTGGTCTGTATGATAGAAAGGATGATAAACCTAAAACCTTTTCTGGTGGTATGAAAAGAAGGCTTAATATTGCTTGTGCTATAGCCCATAATCCAAAACTAATAATAATGGATGAGCCAACTGTTGGAATAGACCCTCAATCAAGAAATCACATTCTGACCTCTATAAAAAAGCTTCAAAAAATGGGAGCAACTATAATATACACCACTCACTATATGGAGGAAGTTGAGGAAATATCTGATCGTATAATCATAATGGATCATGGCAATATAATCGCTGAAGGCACAAAAGAAAAGCTTAAAGAGGCTATTGAGGATGAAAAAGTATATGTAATAGCTGCTACTAACACCGACAACCTTAAAAATACTGACTTTTTTCAAATTGAAGGAGTTAAAAAGGTAACAATATCTAAGAATTCTGTAGAAGTAATCTGTTTAAATACTGTAGAAAATTTAGACAAAATTATCATCACTATGATAAACAAGAACTGTAAGGTAAGTAATATAACTACCAACACCGCATCACTGGAAAGAGTATTTTTAAATCTTACAGGGAAAAGCTTAAGAGACTAG
- a CDS encoding HD domain-containing protein encodes MIDIVSDVIKEMILYFDGDVRRINHALKVYSFSKTISELEKLPADDFKILEVAAILHDIGIKESEKKYNSSAGNYQELEGPPVAKKLLDKFNLNSSFVDRVCYLIGHHHTYTKIDGLDYQILVEADFIVNIFEDSMDKNAINIIKEKYFKTSTGLTLLDSMYN; translated from the coding sequence ATGATTGATATTGTAAGTGATGTTATTAAAGAGATGATTTTATATTTTGATGGAGATGTACGCCGTATAAACCATGCTTTAAAGGTTTATAGCTTTTCAAAAACTATAAGTGAATTGGAAAAACTACCTGCTGATGATTTTAAAATCCTTGAGGTTGCTGCTATTCTGCACGACATTGGCATTAAGGAAAGTGAAAAAAAATACAATTCTTCAGCTGGAAACTATCAAGAACTAGAAGGCCCTCCTGTTGCTAAAAAACTTTTAGATAAGTTTAACCTTAATTCTTCATTTGTTGATAGAGTTTGTTACCTTATAGGTCATCACCACACCTATACCAAAATCGATGGTTTAGACTATCAAATCTTAGTAGAGGCTGATTTTATTGTAAACATATTTGAAGATTCAATGGATAAAAACGCTATAAATATAATTAAAGAAAAATATTTTAAAACCTCTACTGGTTTAACTCTTCTTGATAGTATGTATAATTAG
- a CDS encoding ABC transporter permease — translation MNLLKITKRDFINTAKNPTLLLCNTAFAILLIGIFGFITKSSYGRNVTSYDYYGITMLVYFIFMIPLTTSNTFMEKKIKPGNVRLIYSPTRTSNIFLSKILASFLFAISCFICLLILENSLLGINVGGNNFIYIILIVIFFTFALCCFGALMCCIFKSEEAANKIMSPIITLFSIFGGMFFPVDSLGSAVKFLSYLSPAKWVTECIFKIIYDNNFSLFIPFILACIVISLIFILLCKITFKPEEYI, via the coding sequence ATGAATTTATTAAAAATAACCAAAAGAGATTTTATTAATACAGCCAAGAATCCTACACTACTTCTTTGCAATACAGCTTTTGCAATTCTTTTAATAGGAATCTTCGGCTTTATAACAAAGAGTAGTTATGGAAGAAATGTAACCTCTTACGATTATTATGGAATAACTATGCTAGTGTATTTTATTTTTATGATTCCATTAACCACTTCAAACACCTTTATGGAGAAAAAGATAAAGCCAGGTAACGTAAGGCTTATCTACTCTCCTACTCGTACCTCTAACATTTTTTTATCAAAGATACTAGCATCCTTTTTATTTGCAATTTCATGTTTTATCTGTTTGCTAATACTTGAAAATAGTCTCTTAGGCATAAATGTTGGCGGAAATAATTTTATATATATAATCTTAATTGTTATATTCTTTACCTTTGCCCTATGCTGTTTTGGTGCCTTAATGTGCTGCATTTTTAAAAGTGAAGAAGCCGCAAATAAAATAATGTCACCTATTATAACTTTGTTCTCTATATTTGGAGGTATGTTTTTTCCTGTAGATAGCCTTGGTAGTGCCGTAAAATTTCTCTCCTACCTCTCCCCTGCAAAATGGGTTACTGAATGTATATTTAAGATAATTTATGATAACAATTTTTCTCTATTTATACCATTTATATTAGCTTGTATAGTAATTTCTTTGATTTTTATTCTCTTATGCAAAATAACTTTTAAACCGGAGGAATATATATAA
- a CDS encoding NUDIX hydrolase: MSENRIKKLTPLSETKFLSLYDIEYENKKHDTRHWAVASRKNYNTLKTQYFDNLSEKADAAILAAFHKDTEKIVCIKQFRVPLNDYVYELPAGLIDNGEDFKEAAKRELKEETGLTLLDINYDKSKSKVYASAGMTDESAAMVFCTCTGTVSQNYLEDDEDIEVVLLSKEDAKKLLKDDIKMDMRAFITLQAFAELGSKLFD; encoded by the coding sequence ATGTCAGAAAACAGAATAAAAAAATTAACCCCACTCTCAGAAACAAAGTTTTTAAGTCTTTATGATATTGAATATGAAAATAAAAAACACGATACAAGGCATTGGGCTGTAGCTTCTAGAAAAAATTATAATACTCTTAAAACTCAATACTTTGATAATCTATCCGAAAAAGCAGATGCAGCTATTCTTGCAGCTTTTCATAAAGATACAGAAAAAATAGTTTGCATAAAACAATTTAGAGTACCTCTTAATGATTATGTATATGAACTTCCTGCCGGTCTTATAGATAACGGAGAAGACTTCAAAGAGGCTGCAAAACGTGAACTTAAAGAAGAAACTGGTCTTACACTTTTAGATATAAATTATGATAAAAGTAAAAGTAAGGTATATGCATCTGCAGGCATGACTGATGAGTCTGCTGCAATGGTATTTTGTACTTGTACAGGAACCGTATCTCAAAATTATCTTGAGGATGATGAAGATATAGAAGTTGTTTTACTCTCTAAAGAAGATGCAAAGAAGCTTTTAAAAGACGATATAAAAATGGATATGAGAGCTTTTATAACTCTTCAAGCCTTTGCTGAACTTGGCAGTAAGTTATTTGATTAA
- a CDS encoding ABC transporter permease yields the protein MIMLNIFKNNLSRLLCKKAILLTAIIFIPLMIIGGVYFTSKMDTKANIAIVIKNKNINFNNKYVKITTLSEKPDLSELVLNKYDAVVTYSDNGSFKITTIKSDKFKNEITSFLKNPKAKTNFKEANASTRGVGTNILGFLILILAMQQIQFMLFYPEDRDLGTFKRILISPTSFIKYLFSEGIFNFVLAFVPSYLAILITKEIFKVNIGFNYLELAALLSLLLIFGTSFALFITSIIDDVDNAAMLGTFTVLLCSILSGSFYAFTDDNKILSTIVNAIPYKQYLTLSQGIESGKSISNYSSEILYILLITFIFFIIGTLVTRKNLQDGKY from the coding sequence ATGATTATGTTGAATATTTTTAAAAATAATTTATCTAGACTACTATGTAAAAAAGCTATACTTTTAACCGCTATTATTTTTATTCCTCTTATGATAATAGGCGGAGTATACTTCACTTCAAAAATGGATACAAAAGCTAATATAGCCATAGTTATTAAGAATAAAAATATTAATTTTAATAACAAATATGTTAAAATAACAACCTTAAGTGAAAAACCAGATTTATCAGAGCTTGTTTTAAATAAATACGATGCTGTAGTCACTTATTCCGATAATGGCAGTTTTAAAATCACAACAATAAAAAGCGATAAATTTAAAAATGAAATTACTTCATTTTTAAAAAACCCAAAAGCAAAAACTAATTTTAAAGAAGCTAATGCAAGCACTCGAGGAGTAGGAACTAATATACTCGGTTTTCTAATTTTGATACTTGCAATGCAGCAAATTCAGTTTATGCTATTTTATCCAGAAGACAGAGATCTAGGCACCTTTAAAAGGATTTTAATCTCCCCTACCTCCTTTATTAAATATTTATTTAGTGAAGGTATCTTCAATTTTGTATTAGCCTTTGTTCCTTCTTACTTAGCTATATTAATTACCAAGGAAATATTTAAGGTTAATATAGGTTTTAATTACCTGGAGTTAGCTGCCTTACTTTCCTTATTGTTGATTTTCGGTACTTCCTTTGCCTTATTTATAACCTCTATTATAGATGATGTTGACAATGCAGCTATGCTTGGAACCTTTACTGTACTTTTATGCTCTATTTTATCTGGAAGCTTTTATGCTTTCACCGATGATAATAAAATTCTATCTACCATAGTTAACGCAATCCCTTATAAACAGTACTTGACCTTATCTCAGGGCATTGAAAGCGGCAAAAGTATCTCTAACTATTCTAGTGAAATTTTATACATCCTATTAATTACTTTTATTTTCTTTATTATCGGAACTCTAGTTACAAGAAAAAATTTACAAGATGGCAAATACTAG